One genomic window of Ignavibacteriota bacterium includes the following:
- a CDS encoding ABC transporter ATP-binding protein: protein MELINIENVKKVYNSGEISVNALRGINLKINEGEFLVIAGESGSGKTTLLNIIGTLDVPTEGTISLNGEEISKKTTEELSELRLNKLGFIFQAYNLIPVLTAMENIEFTMMLKGIPESVRREKALTVMNELGIGELANKRPNEMSGGQQQRVAVARAIVNDPLIVLADEPTANLDSKSGENLLDLMQKMNREKNITFIFSSHDNKVMNRASRLITLTDGLIVSEK, encoded by the coding sequence ATGGAATTAATCAATATTGAAAATGTAAAAAAAGTTTATAATTCAGGAGAAATTTCAGTAAACGCTCTTCGCGGTATAAATCTGAAGATAAATGAAGGTGAATTCCTTGTTATAGCAGGCGAGTCAGGTTCCGGTAAGACAACACTGCTCAATATTATCGGCACTCTTGATGTGCCTACAGAAGGAACAATTAGTCTTAACGGTGAAGAAATCAGCAAAAAAACTACTGAGGAGCTGTCTGAGTTGAGATTGAACAAATTAGGTTTTATATTTCAAGCATATAACCTCATTCCGGTTTTAACAGCTATGGAAAATATTGAATTTACAATGATGCTGAAAGGTATTCCTGAATCCGTCAGACGTGAGAAAGCGCTAACTGTAATGAATGAGCTCGGAATAGGCGAGCTTGCAAATAAAAGACCAAACGAAATGTCCGGCGGACAGCAACAAAGAGTAGCAGTAGCTCGGGCAATAGTCAATGACCCGCTTATCGTACTTGCTGATGAACCTACAGCCAATCTCGATTCCAAATCCGGCGAGAATTTGCTTGATTTGATGCAGAAAATGAATCGTGAGAAAAATATTACTTTCATATTTTCTTCTCACGACAACAAAGTCATGAATCGCGCAAGCAGGCTGATTACTCTTACAGACGGACTCATTGTCAGCGAGAAGTGA
- the hydE gene encoding [FeFe] hydrogenase H-cluster radical SAM maturase HydE, producing the protein MAIEAILSKNELDKYDIIELLKSDFDERNKLYKFASEIKSKYVGRKTFFRGLIEFSNKCSKNCLYCGIRRGNRNVTRYDLSDDEILKSVQFAIDNNYGSVVLQGGELENPKHTDRIESLIKEMMILSDWKLGITLSLGEQSYETYKKWIEAGAKRYLLRIESSNKELYYEIHPKDKLHDFDRRLECLKILKELNYQVGTGVIVGLPGQSLEHLADDLLFMKNFDIDMCGMGPYLEHQDTPLFKKKDELIPLEDRFNLTLKMISILRIMMKDINIAASTAMQSIDKFGREKALKAGANIIMPNITPGSFRDYYKLYENKPCTDEEADDCLNCMEIRITIAGDEIGLSEHGDSPHFLKKQNNN; encoded by the coding sequence ATGGCTATTGAAGCAATACTAAGCAAAAACGAACTTGATAAATATGACATAATTGAACTTCTGAAATCTGATTTTGATGAGCGTAATAAGCTCTATAAATTTGCTTCAGAAATCAAATCAAAATATGTCGGCAGAAAGACTTTTTTCAGAGGACTCATAGAATTTTCGAATAAATGCTCAAAGAACTGTCTCTATTGTGGCATCAGACGTGGCAATAGAAATGTTACACGATATGATTTGAGCGACGATGAGATTCTCAAGTCAGTACAATTTGCCATTGATAATAATTATGGCTCAGTAGTACTTCAGGGAGGTGAACTTGAAAACCCCAAACATACTGACAGAATTGAAAGTCTGATTAAAGAAATGATGATTCTGAGCGACTGGAAATTAGGCATTACTTTATCATTAGGTGAGCAGTCTTATGAAACTTACAAAAAGTGGATTGAGGCAGGAGCAAAAAGATATCTCCTGAGAATTGAATCTTCAAATAAGGAATTGTACTATGAGATTCATCCAAAAGACAAACTCCATGATTTCGACCGACGGCTGGAATGTCTGAAAATTCTTAAAGAATTAAATTATCAGGTTGGAACGGGAGTAATCGTTGGACTCCCGGGACAGTCACTTGAGCACCTTGCAGATGATTTGTTGTTTATGAAAAATTTTGACATTGATATGTGCGGGATGGGTCCCTATCTTGAGCATCAGGACACTCCATTGTTTAAAAAAAAGGATGAGCTGATTCCGCTTGAAGACAGGTTTAACCTTACACTTAAAATGATATCTATTTTACGGATAATGATGAAAGACATAAATATAGCAGCTTCAACCGCAATGCAGTCAATTGATAAATTCGGGAGGGAAAAGGCTCTAAAAGCCGGTGCCAATATTATCATGCCTAATATTACTCCCGGTAGTTTCCGTGATTACTACAAACTCTATGAAAATAAACCCTGCACCGACGAGGAAGCCGACGATTGTCTCAATTGTATGGAAATTCGAATTACTATCGCGGGCGATGAAATCGGCTTAAGTGAGCACGGAGATTCACCGCACTTTTTGAAAAAGCAAAACAATAATTAG
- a CDS encoding UvrD-helicase domain-containing protein, whose translation MFENINSHQNDILKDLNPAQKEAVEALNGPVLIIAGAGSGKTKALTHRIANLIFSGVKPNNILALTFTNKAASEMKERISNLVSWEKARYIWAGTFHSVFARILRSEATQIGYTPDFSIYDTDDSNSLIKKSIAKLNLQNQKLLASNIRSRISNLKNKLTTYTEFAGKASTSDEKVIAAIYREYEKQLKDSNAMDFDDLLINMIVLLRKSKEILQKYQNLFKYILIDEYQDTNRAQYIVVSLLGAAHQNICVVGDDAQSIYRWRGADITNILDFKNAYPYAKVIKLEQNYRSTKTILKAADCIIKRNKNQLQKQLWTENPVGELINIKQCADDREEAFRISSIIQSETIAKRKLNDVAVLYRTNAQSLAIENSLRAKNIPYIIVGGISFYKRKEIKDVLAYITLLINPSDNEAFMRAVNEPPRGIGQTSLRHLSLYAELNQISLLEACRYATSVAEIKGKAGTSAVEFYNMVGKYSEELQSEKSDSVIRNFLDDCGIMTMYSEIGSEESFDKLNNINQLLVDFSTFLKDNPEAGISEYLQQISLVSDIDEKDLKGNSVTLMTIHAAKGLEFKTVIISGLEKGLFPLERDKLSVEEEEEERRLFYVAVTRAMEKLFITYAVRRARFGDTSVQYPSKFLNEIPRELTTMQQSTGLNIQNFTSSQPKTPQKPAKPSYNEYSQIPHEESYSQMPVSDTELRPGDRVHHANFGKGQIINIDGFGQQRKAQVKFDSIGIKSLMLQFAKLDKL comes from the coding sequence ATGTTTGAAAATATAAATTCTCATCAAAACGATATTCTAAAAGATTTGAATCCTGCTCAAAAGGAAGCTGTCGAGGCTCTCAACGGTCCGGTGCTTATAATAGCAGGTGCCGGTAGTGGTAAAACAAAAGCCCTTACTCACCGCATTGCTAATCTTATATTCAGCGGCGTCAAGCCCAATAATATTCTTGCACTCACCTTTACAAATAAAGCTGCAAGCGAGATGAAAGAGCGTATTTCGAATCTTGTATCGTGGGAGAAAGCAAGATATATCTGGGCTGGAACTTTCCATTCTGTATTTGCACGTATTCTTCGCTCTGAAGCCACTCAGATTGGGTATACTCCCGATTTTTCAATTTATGATACTGATGATTCCAATTCACTAATCAAAAAGAGCATCGCAAAATTAAATTTACAGAACCAAAAGCTGCTTGCAAGTAATATCCGCTCAAGAATATCAAATCTAAAGAATAAACTTACTACCTATACCGAATTTGCCGGTAAAGCAAGTACTTCAGATGAAAAAGTCATCGCAGCAATATACAGAGAATACGAAAAGCAGCTAAAAGACAGCAATGCTATGGATTTCGATGATTTGCTGATTAATATGATTGTACTTCTTCGCAAGTCAAAGGAAATTTTACAGAAGTATCAGAATCTATTTAAATATATACTAATTGATGAATATCAGGATACTAACCGCGCACAATATATTGTTGTTAGTCTGCTTGGGGCAGCACATCAGAATATTTGTGTAGTCGGTGATGATGCGCAAAGTATATATCGCTGGAGGGGAGCTGATATTACAAATATTCTGGATTTCAAGAACGCATATCCTTATGCTAAAGTAATCAAACTCGAGCAGAATTACCGCTCAACTAAGACTATTCTTAAAGCCGCAGACTGTATCATTAAACGAAATAAAAATCAGCTACAAAAACAACTTTGGACTGAAAACCCTGTCGGTGAACTAATTAATATCAAGCAGTGCGCTGACGACCGTGAAGAAGCTTTTCGTATCAGCTCAATTATTCAATCAGAAACTATCGCAAAAAGGAAATTGAATGATGTAGCTGTTCTATACAGGACAAATGCCCAGTCACTTGCAATCGAAAATTCGCTGCGAGCTAAAAATATTCCTTATATAATTGTGGGTGGGATTTCATTTTACAAAAGAAAGGAAATTAAGGATGTCCTGGCGTATATAACACTTCTAATAAATCCAAGTGACAACGAAGCATTTATGCGTGCTGTAAATGAGCCACCTCGCGGAATAGGGCAGACTTCGCTAAGGCATCTGAGTCTTTACGCAGAACTTAATCAGATTTCACTTCTTGAGGCTTGCCGATATGCAACATCTGTAGCTGAAATAAAAGGGAAAGCCGGAACATCGGCTGTTGAATTTTATAATATGGTTGGTAAATATTCTGAAGAATTACAAAGTGAAAAATCTGATTCTGTGATTCGCAACTTTTTGGATGATTGCGGCATTATGACAATGTATTCTGAAATTGGCTCTGAAGAATCATTCGACAAGTTGAATAATATCAATCAGCTTCTGGTGGATTTCTCCACATTCCTGAAAGATAATCCCGAAGCCGGGATTTCAGAATATTTGCAGCAAATATCGTTGGTGTCGGATATTGATGAGAAAGACTTAAAGGGTAATTCCGTTACTCTTATGACTATTCACGCCGCAAAAGGATTGGAATTCAAAACTGTAATCATTTCAGGTCTTGAAAAGGGGCTTTTCCCGCTTGAGAGGGATAAATTATCAGTAGAAGAAGAGGAGGAAGAGCGTCGCTTATTTTATGTGGCAGTTACAAGAGCCATGGAAAAACTTTTTATTACTTATGCCGTTCGTCGTGCAAGATTCGGAGATACTTCAGTTCAGTATCCATCGAAATTTTTGAATGAAATTCCGAGAGAACTTACTACGATGCAGCAATCCACCGGTTTGAATATCCAAAATTTCACAAGTTCACAACCGAAAACTCCTCAAAAACCAGCAAAACCAAGTTACAACGAATATAGCCAAATTCCGCATGAAGAATCATACTCTCAAATGCCTGTAAGCGATACAGAACTAAGACCCGGCGACAGAGTGCACCATGCTAATTTCGGAAAAGGGCAAATTATCAACATTGACGGCTTTGGACAGCAGAGAAAGGCTCAGGTGAAATTTGATTCAATCGGAATTAAATCACTAATGCTTCAATTTGCAAAATTGGATAAATTGTAA
- a CDS encoding T9SS type A sorting domain-containing protein yields the protein MIKYFVIMLIFSCYTASSQNIWDEVFYKFNELPESIECPDSNNFYVVTHNTLDEDPIKIFKTSDQGKNWVLHSSIFLNNHWIETNSSFSCPDSNNFFLVLRTGQKNSIYISNNSGLSFEKRALDDIDYFRASISMYNENIGIVSNGQFITRNGWKSFDNLNEMPYGNAYSPRFINDSICIMAFSELKLNQKYFLKININTLKFELHLIDKPFTINDFCYFSDSLMFICGKSDNISGGSGHDAIYKSTDGGKNWRRVLNLSTTVAKHFYNNPFGLQSIAFKDSLTGICVGQFGKILYTYDGGESWQYENKLPPQLGGGESSPPTMIVRYAGSMPIIAAYNGYIHRLKEDNLAPGPEHIYTISGRVWEGEKGQPGIPVSIGFRVTMTDSLGYYKFTKVKAGNYILRALNKHYDGVNQTYFYKPFDYEPLQYDIELTGDTSSFDFNAIDLRTFYSASGYVLDTEGKGIADITFKVADSTAVSESSGKFHFPRIESRRQYDLTPITEGYSYSPAYHTINLITGDTTDLKFTGTSTTSVWESGEDRGIRINPNPARDYIVIALDRWTPLSKWRPSVQVQIFDMLGIEVGQSFLIVNDSNNNSQSGMIDLLKIDVSHLPAGVYFIRIGNKVEKFVKM from the coding sequence ATGATAAAATATTTTGTAATAATGCTGATTTTTTCATGTTATACTGCTTCATCCCAGAATATCTGGGATGAAGTATTTTATAAATTTAATGAACTACCAGAATCAATTGAATGTCCTGATAGTAACAACTTTTACGTAGTAACTCATAATACTCTGGATGAGGACCCCATAAAAATTTTCAAAACTTCTGATCAGGGTAAGAATTGGGTTTTACATAGTTCCATTTTTCTAAATAACCATTGGATAGAAACAAATAGTAGCTTCAGTTGTCCTGATAGTAACAACTTTTTTTTAGTACTACGTACAGGACAAAAAAATTCTATTTACATTTCAAATAATAGTGGTTTATCATTTGAAAAACGTGCTTTAGATGATATTGACTATTTTAGGGCTTCAATTTCGATGTATAATGAAAATATTGGAATAGTAAGTAACGGTCAGTTTATTACAAGAAATGGTTGGAAATCATTTGATAATTTAAATGAAATGCCCTATGGTAACGCTTATTCACCAAGATTTATAAATGATTCAATTTGCATTATGGCTTTTTCAGAATTAAAATTAAATCAAAAATATTTTCTTAAAATAAACATCAACACACTAAAATTTGAATTACATTTGATTGATAAACCATTTACAATTAATGATTTTTGTTATTTTTCTGATAGTCTTATGTTTATTTGTGGAAAAAGTGATAATATCAGTGGTGGTTCCGGTCATGATGCCATTTACAAAAGCACAGACGGCGGCAAGAACTGGAGAAGGGTTTTAAATTTATCAACGACGGTTGCCAAACATTTTTATAACAATCCATTTGGATTACAAAGCATTGCATTTAAAGATAGTTTGACCGGAATCTGTGTCGGTCAGTTTGGAAAGATTCTATATACTTATGACGGAGGAGAATCCTGGCAATATGAAAATAAATTACCACCACAATTAGGTGGAGGGGAGAGTAGTCCCCCTACAATGATTGTAAGATATGCCGGGAGTATGCCAATTATAGCAGCTTACAATGGGTATATACACAGATTAAAAGAAGATAACTTAGCTCCGGGTCCCGAACATATTTACACTATAAGTGGCAGAGTTTGGGAAGGTGAAAAGGGTCAGCCGGGCATACCAGTATCAATTGGTTTTAGAGTTACCATGACAGATAGTTTGGGGTATTACAAGTTTACAAAAGTGAAAGCCGGAAATTATATTTTAAGAGCCTTGAACAAACATTATGATGGCGTTAACCAAACATATTTCTACAAACCATTTGATTATGAACCTTTACAATATGATATCGAACTGACAGGCGATACAAGTAGTTTTGATTTTAACGCAATTGACCTTCGCACATTCTATTCAGCAAGTGGTTATGTACTTGATACAGAAGGCAAAGGTATTGCAGATATAACTTTCAAAGTTGCAGATAGTACAGCTGTTTCAGAAAGTAGTGGTAAGTTTCATTTTCCACGAATAGAATCCAGACGACAATATGACTTAACTCCAATTACCGAGGGTTATTCATATTCACCTGCATATCACACAATAAATCTCATCACAGGCGACACAACAGATTTGAAGTTCACGGGTACATCAACCACCAGCGTTTGGGAGAGCGGTGAAGACAGGGGAATCAGGATAAATCCAAATCCTGCAAGAGATTATATTGTAATAGCGTTAGATAGATGGACTCCACTTTCAAAGTGGAGACCATCTGTTCAAGTGCAGATATTTGATATGTTGGGAATTGAGGTAGGACAATCATTCCTGATTGTCAATGATTCGAACAATAATAGTCAATCAGGGATGATTGACCTACTAAAAATTGATGTTTCCCACCTCCCCGCAGGAGTGTATTTCATTCGGATTGGCAATAAGGTAGAAAAGTTTGTGAAAATGTGA
- a CDS encoding T9SS type A sorting domain-containing protein — protein MQDWFEVTVTEGTAESPCGEDKCEVNANINIPEFYDCYRSYSLNSIPGKTLLPQNGIVTNYTYSPFNCLEKGEYRADTLYLYRGINDTTPCRIIKSLYCNIELNPEQCEDDCDSVEWDKRSLNLDIDECPNCKVFARYQTRQNTCNDKQDIQIEYFISYGYPDSTACDLCTVSTDEIQKRILLKAILQNSMGFDPEDADGSCDSTWRVVQSSCWATYIKSYGINIISNDTLPRQYEITVPCDSSECCYVGLVVCRFSDPPNPDYISVDTISGGSTLITDCQLSQHYFLRGPFVGGGGGGAGSPGSASFHFKLDSANCINRCDWMFGISENSYSGKQATEDNMYEMRNISISDDVNLMMFNYSDIIHFEIISGIPDSKEIKFSLFSIQGQELISNTDKLNKGKNYYQLPVQTLISGVYFVNIMIDGIYHKTEKVIIIR, from the coding sequence TATCAATATACCTGAATTCTATGATTGTTACAGGTCATATTCTCTAAATTCAATACCCGGAAAGACGCTTTTACCTCAAAATGGGATTGTAACAAATTATACATATTCACCATTTAATTGTTTGGAAAAAGGTGAATACCGTGCAGATACTTTGTATTTATATCGTGGCATAAACGATACAACTCCTTGTAGAATAATTAAATCACTCTATTGCAACATCGAACTAAATCCAGAACAGTGTGAAGATGATTGCGATTCTGTAGAATGGGACAAAAGGTCTTTGAATTTAGATATTGATGAATGCCCAAATTGTAAAGTTTTTGCCAGGTATCAAACAAGACAGAATACTTGTAATGATAAACAAGATATTCAAATTGAATACTTCATTTCTTACGGTTACCCGGATTCAACTGCTTGTGATCTATGTACTGTTTCTACTGATGAAATTCAAAAAAGGATATTGTTAAAAGCTATACTTCAAAATAGTATGGGATTTGACCCAGAAGATGCTGATGGTAGTTGTGACTCCACCTGGCGAGTTGTTCAATCATCATGTTGGGCTACATATATTAAGTCGTATGGCATAAACATTATAAGCAATGATACACTTCCGAGACAATATGAAATTACTGTACCCTGCGATAGCTCTGAATGTTGTTATGTAGGATTGGTCGTTTGTAGATTTTCTGATCCACCCAACCCCGATTACATATCTGTTGATACAATTTCAGGTGGAAGTACACTAATTACTGATTGTCAGTTGTCTCAACATTATTTTTTAAGAGGTCCATTTGTTGGTGGTGGAGGCGGAGGCGCCGGCAGCCCGGGTTCAGCATCATTTCATTTCAAACTGGATTCTGCTAACTGTATCAATCGTTGTGACTGGATGTTTGGTATATCCGAAAATTCATATTCCGGGAAACAAGCTACAGAGGATAATATGTATGAAATGAGAAATATCAGTATTTCTGATGATGTTAATTTGATGATGTTCAATTACAGTGATATCATTCATTTTGAAATCATATCCGGAATACCTGATAGTAAAGAGATTAAATTCTCACTTTTCAGCATACAAGGGCAGGAGTTGATAAGTAATACAGATAAATTGAATAAAGGTAAAAATTATTATCAGTTACCTGTTCAAACTTTAATTTCAGGCGTTTATTTCGTAAATATCATGATTGATGGTATTTATCACAAGACAGAAAAAGTAATTATCATTAGGTAA